A window from Acropora palmata chromosome 14, jaAcrPala1.3, whole genome shotgun sequence encodes these proteins:
- the LOC141865595 gene encoding uncharacterized protein LOC141865595: MANLPKERLMSGEPPFTYVGVVYFGPLVVRQGRSNVKRYGCLFTCLVVRAVHIEVVHSLDTDSFMNALRRFINTRGCPKTIYSDNGTNFHAGERELRESLNDWNQTSINQFLQQRKITWKFNPPAASHMGGVWERIIRSIRKILRALLGQQVISDEMLQTLMSEIQGILNSRPLTPVSSDPKDLDPLTPNHLLLFKASPNLPPGSFCKEDVYSKRRWKQVQYLTDVFWKRWLKEYLPTLLVREKWINPRRCLTSGDLVLICDETVPRGNWPLGKVIEAHHGKDRYVRSAKVRTSSTILTRPVTKLCFLEGERGPFSS; the protein is encoded by the coding sequence ATGGCCAACTTACCGAAAGAAAGATTGATGTCAGGAGAACCACCATTCACTTACGTTGGTGTAGTATACTTTGGTCCACTCGTTGTTCGACAAGGTCGCTCGAATGTAAAACGCTATGGATGCCTTTTCACATGCCTGGTCGTTAGAGCTGTGCACATTGAAGTCGTGCACTCCCTTGACACTGACAGTTTCATGAATGCGTTGCGGAGATTTATCAACACGAGAGGGTGTCCTAAGACCATCTACAGTGATAACGGAACGAACTTCCACGCAGGTGAAAGAGAGCTTCGCGAATCGCTAAATGATTGGAATCAAACGTCCATAAACCAGTTCCTTCAGCAGAGGAAAATCACATGGAAATTCAACCCGCCTGCCGCGTCACATATGGGTGGAGTCTGGGAACGAATTATCAGATCCATTCGCAAAATCCTCCGAGCCTTGCTAGGGCAACAGGTAATTTCTGACGAGATGCTGCAAACATTAATGAGTGAAATTCAAGGAATTCTGAATTCCCGACCATTGACTCCCGTGAGTAGTGATCCAAAGGACTTGGACCCACTGACACCCAACCACTTGCTGTTGTTTAAAGCCAGTCCAAATTTGCCACCCGGATCTTTCTGCAAAGAAGATGTTTATAGCAAGCGCCGTTGGAAGCAAGTGCAATACTTGACAGATGTATTCTGGAAGCGTTGGCTTAAAGAATATTTGCCCACACTGTTAGTGCGAGAAAAATGGATAAACCCACGTCGCTGTCTCACATCAGGAGATCTTGTCTTAATTTGCGATGAAACTGTACCTCGAGGAAATTGGCCATTAGGCAAAGTAATTGAAGCCCATCACGGAAAGGATAGATATGTCAGATCAGCGAAAGTTCGTACGAGTTCAACGATTCTTACACGACCAGTGACAAAATTATGCTTCTTGGAAGGAGAAAGGGGACCCTTCAGTAGCTAG
- the LOC141865593 gene encoding uncharacterized protein LOC141865593 — translation MSSGFGMSRRRRRGYSDEALDNVRLKNSRGGYLSRVTTLRRSIEPLFSDIRNVNEVAEKILVIENAFHSFEKAHYDYIATISDDTEEWQREARYFTEQTRKKVDFDARVERWIHNAKPPQGPITSNEVDEDKTRTNVPSSYSWVGQLKADQALASLNSEHMSRREELLRLEEEIKLKLRVLEAEYEVLKAELQGKWSKGEGPALAELPDTFDQPYWSSGTRRKEPLASMPKSGDPELRASEQKFESRFNPNARESQSLPFPSSAAPAHNVLGDSMWSQQFMEKVAVTIKQGFALPQKELTVFNGDPLEYWSFITSFQNSIEANATSESEKLTYLLQYTSGTAKDTIKCCLVMDPSIGYQRARMLLKERFGQPFTIAYEHVIKLTHGPPLRATDRKGLLAFADQLKSCEHTLESIGYLDEVNSADNLRRIVMRLPFHLRTKFVEVAGQIQQSGQRPNISHIAEFVKGKARAANNPVFGCLMDTERERTDNLRRRPKTRKPLFPNERGTAFNTRETELRESSSYSPNSEFPSTKYQKCPVCSAAHPLVRCHIFAEKPYEERLQVMRKAQLCHNCFKYGHIAVGCLAKKACDVQGCRRKHHPLLHPPSQPANRSTTGVSDQEVQLESGTALQTNSSSAKVGRVCLRIVPVRVRRNDLSKTVETYALLDTGSDVSLCDKNLATELGIQGQQKAFFLTTQERENSPRFGTEISLTVESLDGTDKIEVNRLWTVDRLNASSRSIPSELDTKQWPHLADLSLPSIEEREDRLIICTNNPEAFWVLEERRGGKGEPYAIRTPLGWALIGPMTNVQDDLRHPTVNFVRSTEVMKDTQDLLMQQIERFWATETIGVETESKACMSLEDKKALRNMEQSVKLQDGHYKVALPWREFPPFLPYNRSFAERRLRMLKRRFLQDNELFKNDKGTMEKYLADGHARRVPPEELHVKNRPLWYLPHHHVLNKPGKTRVVFDCAAKYRGTSLNDQLLTGPDLTNSILGVLTRFREDRVALSADIECMFHQIRVSPADRDAFRFLWWPTGDLNQEAVDHRMEVHLFGATSSPSCSGFALRKTAEDNKEDFEEEVVKTVKRNFYVDDCLKSVKSVDCAIQIVLQLRNLLSKGGFRLTKWLSNNSKV, via the coding sequence atgtcGTCCGGTTTTGGCATGAGTCGAAGAAGACGCCGTGGTTATTCAGATGAAGCCCTTGACAACGTGAGATTAAAGAATTCAAGAGGAGGATATTTGTCCAGAGTTACGACCCTGCGGAGATCGATTGAACCGCTTTTCAGTGATATACGAAATGTGAACGAAGTGGCAGAGAAAATTCTCGTAATAGAGAACGCCTTTCACTCTTTTGAAAAGGCACATTACGATTACATTGCGACGATTTCTGACGATACCGAAGAATGGCAAAGGGAAGCACGGTATTTTACGGAACAAACTCGCAAAAAGGTGGACTTCGATGCGAGAGTAGAAAGATGGATTCATAATGCGAAACCCCCACAGGGACCAATCACGTCGAATGAAGTGGACGAGGATAAGACACGAACTAACGTTCCTTCGAGCTATTCATGGGTAGGACAACTAAAAGCCGACCAAGCACTGGCGAGTCTAAACTCAGAGCACATGAGTCGAAGAGAAGAGTTGTTGCGCTTGgaggaagaaataaaattaaagttaagaGTACTGGAAGCAGAGTATGAAGTTCTAAAAGCAGAACTGCAAGGCAAGTGGTCGAAGGGCGAAGGACCTGCACTCGCTGAGTTACCAGACACCTTTGACCAACCATATTGGTCGAGTGGCACTCGAAGGAAAGAACCATTGGCAAGTATGCCAAAAAGCGGTGATCCGGAGCTTCGAGCTAGTGAACAGAAGTTTGAATCGAGGTTCAACCCAAATGCTCGTGAATCTCAAAGTTTGCCATTCCCTTCCTCCGCTGCTCCTGCTCACAATGTTCTTGGAGATTCTATGTGGTCTCAACAATTCATGGAAAAGGTGGCAGTAACGATTAAACAAGGATTTGCCCTACCGCAGAAGGAGCTAACAGTCTTCAATGGTGACCCCCTCGAATACTGGAGTTTCAtcacatcatttcaaaacAGCATCGAAGCAAATGCAACAAGTGAAAGCGAAAAGCTCACGTATCTACTGCAGTACACATCTGGTACAGCAAAGGACACTATTAAATGTTGTTTGGTTATGGACCCATCCATAGGATACCAGAGGGCAAGAATGCTTCTTAAAGAACGATTTGGACAACCCTTCACAATTGCTTACGAACATGTCATAAAACTAACTCATGGACCCCCTCTTAGGGCAACGGATCGTAAAGGATTATTGGCGTTTGCTGACCAGTTAAAGAGCTGTGAACATACTTTGGAGTCAATTGGTTACCTGGACGAAGTTAATAGTGCCGATAATTTAAGGAGAATTGTTATGAGACTCCCTTTCCATCTTCGCACAAAGTTCGTTGAGGTTGCTGGTCAGATTCAACAAAGTGGACAACGTCCTAATATCAGTCACATTGCCGAATTTGTAAAAGGGAAGGCTCGCGCTGCAAATAACCCAGTATTTGGATGTTTGATGGACACAGAACGAGAGAGAACAGACAATCTGAGGCGAAGACCGAAGACTAGAAAACCTTTATTTCCAAATGAGCGAGGTACCGCCTTTAACACTAGAGAAACAGAACTCAGAGAATCCTCAAGTTACTCTCCAAATTCCGAATTCCCTTCGACAAAGTACCAGAAGTGTCCAGTGTGCAGCGCAGCCCATCCGTTGGTGAGGTGTCACATTTTTGCTGAGAAACCCTATGAAGAGCGTCTGCAAGTGATGCGAAAGGCTCAACTATGTCACAATTGCTTTAAGTACGGCCATATAGCTGTGGGGTGCTTGGCGAAGAAAGCCTGCGACGTTCAAGGCTGTCGAAGGAAACACCACCCCTTGCTCCACCCTCCATCTCAGCCAGCCAATAGAAGCACAACCGGAGTTTCAGACCAGGAAGTACAATTGGAAAGCGGCACAGCGTTACAGACCAATAGTTCTTCAGCTAAAGTAGGAAGAGTCTGCCTGCGAATAGTTCCTGTAAGGGTACGAAGAAATGACTTAAGCAAGACTGTGGAAACGTACGCTCTTCTCGACACTGGGTCAGATGTTTCCCTATGTGACAAGAATCTAGCGACGGAGCTTGGAATTCAAGGCCAACAGAAAGCATTTTTTCTGACAACCCAAGAAAGAGAGAATAGCCCAAGATTTGGCACTGAAATCAGCTTAACGGTAGAATCTCTCGATGGTACTGACAAAATAGAAGTAAATAGGCTGTGGACCGTGGACAGATTGAACGCTTCAAGTCGAAGCATTCCTTCCGAACTGGATACCAAGCAGTGGCCACATCTGGCTGACCTCAGCCTACCAAGCATCGAAGAAAGGGAAGATCGATTAATCATTTGCACGAATAACCCAGAGGCCTTCTGGGTATTAGAAGAAAGACGCGGTGGTAAAGGGGAACCTTATGCAATACGTACACCTCTTGGCTGGGCACTCATAGGCCCAATGACGAATGTTCAAGATGATTTGCGTCACCCTactgtaaattttgttagatCCACTGAAGTCATGAAAGACACCCAAGATCTCCTCATGCAGCAGATAGAAAGATTCTGGGCAACGGAAACAATTGGAGTGGAAACTGAATCCAAGGCCTGTATGTCTCTAGAAGACAAGAAAGCTCTCAGGAACATGGAACAATCAGTTAAATTGCAAGACGGACACTACAAGGTAGCGCTACCTTGGAGAGAGTTCCCACCTTTCTTGCCTTACAACAGATCCTTTGCAGAACGAAGACTGCGAATGTTAAAGAGAAGATTCTTGCAAGATAACGAACTTTTCAAGAATGACAAAGGCAcaatggaaaaatatcttgCTGACGGCCATGCAAGAAGAGTACCACCCGAAGAGCTTCATGTGAAAAACAGACCGCTGTGGTATCTACCTCACCACCACGTACTGAACAAGCCTGGAAAGACTAGAGTGGTGTTCGACTGTGCAGCAAAGTACAGAGGCACATCCCTCAATGACCAACTCTTAACAGGACCAGACCTTACAAATTCCATTCTTGGTGTCTTGACCAGATTTCGTGAGGATCGCGTGGCACTGTCTGCAGACATCGAGTGTATGTTCCATCAGATTAGAGTTTCACCTGCAGACCGCGACGCGTTCAGATTTCTTTGGTGGCCAACTGGCGATTTAAATCAAGAAGCAGTCGATCATCGAATGGAAGTCCATTTATTTGGCGCAACATCATCGCCAAGCTGCTCTGGTTTTGCCTTGAGAAAAACGGCCGAAGATAATAAAGAAGACTTTGAAGAGGAAGTTGTGAAGACCGTCAAGAGAAATTTTTATGTAGACGATTGTCTCAAATCAGTAAAGTCTGTTGACTGTGCCATCCAGATCGTATTGCAGCTACGTAACCTCCTCTCCAAAGGTGGATTTCGACTCACAAAATGGCTGAGCAACAATTCAAAGGTTTAA
- the LOC141865594 gene encoding uncharacterized protein LOC141865594 has protein sequence MDADMFTFKVNLKEKPNTRRGILSLTSSLYDPLGLVAPIILPAKKLLQDLCKQKLGWDDPIHDDDKERWEKWKNQLSELPKITVSRCFRPIGFGELKLVELHSFADASQVAYGAVCYLRLVDVNGRMHCAFLVGRSRLAHVRPMTVPRLELCAAVLAVQLKQSIKEELDIPVTKATFWSDSTCVLQYIKNQSRRFHTFVANRLSIIHELSTPYQWRHVPSELSPADEVSRGITVRDMINNSKWLNGPMFLRKNEESWPSDLTNVQNQLSDDDPELKPDVQSHSQTLSHRPNEDFLSSLIQRHSSWEKLKRTVAWLLRFKSWFIARYSQRSKNPSVIMLSVDELQRDERAIVKHVQRIAFPEALRALQMISSLKYSRQVTTELKDLKMPAFMRKLHPLMDENLAS, from the coding sequence ATGGACGCAGACATGTTTACCTTTAAAGTGAACCTTAAAGAAAAACCGAACACCCGCAGGGGCATACTCTCGTTGACAAGTTCACTTTATGATCCGCTTGGTTTAGTTGCTCCCATCATTCTACCCGCCAAGAAATTGTTACAAGACCTTTGCAAACAGAAACTAGGGTGGGATGATCCAATCCATGATGACGACAAGGAAAGATGggaaaagtggaaaaatcaATTGTCTGAACTGCCTAAAATTACAGTCAGCCGATGTTTTAGGCCGATTGGCTTTGGAGAATTGAAGCTTGTTGAGCTCCACAGCTTCGCAGACGCATCACAAGTGGCCTATGGGGCTGTGTGTTACCTTAGGTTGGTGGACGTAAATGGCAGAATGCATTGCGCATTTCTTGTCGGAAGATCTCGCCTGGCCCACGTAAGGCCCATGACCGTGCCAAGATTGGAACTCTGTGCAGCAGTCTTAGCCGTCCAGCTGAAACAGTCCATAAAAGAAGAATTGGACATTCCAGTTACAAAGGCGACATTCTGGTCAGACTCAACGTGCGTATTGCAGTACATTAAAAACCAGTCAAGAAGATTTCACACCTTTGTGGCAAACAGGTTGTCGATTATTCACGAACTCTCGACCCCTTACCAGTGGAGACATGTACCTTCTGAGCTCAGCCCAGCAGATGAAGTTAGCCGAGGTATTACAGTAAGAGACATGATCAACAACAGTAAATGGTTGAATGGTCCGATGTTCTTACGTAAGAATGAAGAGTCTTGGCCAAGCGATCTCACAAATGTTCAAAACCAACTGTCTGATGACGACCCGGAATTGAAACCTGACGTTCAGTCTCACAGCCAAACGTTATCACACCGCCCAAATGAAGATTTTCTCTCAAGCTTGATTCAGCGCCATTCGTCGTGGGAAAAATTGAAGAGAACTGTGGCCTGGTTGTTGAGATTTAAATCGTGGTTTATTGCTAGATACAGCCAAAGATCAAAGAATCCAAGTGTGATAATGTTATCGGTGGACGAATTGCAAAGGGATGAAAGAGCAATTGTCAAGCATGTGCAAAGAATTGCGTTCCCAGAGGCCCTTCGAGCTTTGCAGATGATCAGTTCCTTAAAATACTCCCGTCAAGTAACTACGGAGCTAAAGGACTTAAAGATGCCGGCCTTCATGCGTAAACTTCACCCGTTGATGGACGAAAATTTGGCATCCTGA